TGGGGAGGAGTTCTGGAAGCCCCCGCCGCGATGGACGAGGCGGACGATGACGCCCGCGGCTTCAAGGCCGTCTtcaccgccgccggcgaggagcTGCTCCGGGGGCGCGTGCGGGAGAAGCTGCGCGAGTTCATGAGCGCCCCCGAGGACAGTCTCCTGGTACGTTGCCGCCGCTCACCCGCTCGATTCCCTCTGTGCCAATCCTGATTCGCTAGGTTCGCGTTTTAGTGGATTTCGCTTGTTCGGGGACTTGGTTAACTCTAGGATTGTGTGGTGGAACTTGGCTAACAGCATATCACCGACTGTCTAGAATTCTAGATAACTTGTGCAGATTTGGTGGCTGTGCCCGATGTTTCTGTTTGTAGCCGCCCTGTGAACAACACTTTGCTGGAACCACTAATGTAATGTGGTTAGATATCATGTTCATGCATCTAGTGTGCAATGGctggagttttttttttttgtttctgttTGGTATGATTGATGTCTATTTGTTTCTATTTTGTGTGGCCCTGCTTAGATGAACTCAGCAAATGCAATGGACTGGTGGACTATATGCACCAAACTGTTGTGTTATCATGTGCAAAATATACTCTTGTAGCCTCTTCTTAACTGAGAAGACCCTCCTCTCAGTGGAATAATTTTCAAATCAGGATGAGATAATAGGAAGAAGTGTGCAATGGCTCGAGTCTTTCTTTCCCTGTTTGGAATGATTGCTGTCTATTTGTTTCAATTTAGTGTAGCCCTGCTTAGGTGAACTCAGCAAGTTTAATGGACTGGTGGACTATATACACCATTCTGTTCTGTTATCATGTGTGAAATATACTCATGAAGCCTCTTCTTAATTGAGAAGACCCTTCTCTTCTTAACAGATACCAATCTTATCAAAGTTTAGAATGGATCTTATTTGTTGCTGCCTGTGTACTTGCCCTTGGGCATGCTAATTTGTTTGTGATTTAGTTCTGCCTCAGGTGAACATATGTAATGACAGATGAGAATCATTTAATTTGGTGTGATTCAGTGGAAAGGTGTTGAATGTTGTGTGTTCCTTTGTGGTGTTTTTTATGCAACTGAGGATGCAATACTTATTTCAAGCACATTAGACTGTAGATATAAATGATCCTATCCTTGCATGTCTGTATATGCTATGAATCTTTACTACATTTTTTTTCAGTTCATCACAGTCTGTATTTAGCCCTAAAACTATGCTAGTAGTAGTCAAGAGTGCCCCAGAAAACAGATCTGCATGCAGTGTCTGTGACAAAGCAGAGGGGGAAGGACATATGAAAGAATCTGCATGGAGCATTGCTTATATGTCTACTTCCTACGACTGAAAATAGATATCATTTTACccttttcaattttttttcaaaaacatAACATCCCAGAACTTCTAGGCATTTTCCCCTCTTTATTCTTTTCTTGCTTTTATATATCGCTTTAAAAAAATGACGCCACATTCTGATGTAGTATAAATGAAGGACAACAAGGTCATTTGGCCAACTTTCATAGTCCTTTGTGCACAAACCTAAAACGACATGTATTTTGGTTAGGAGGGTGTAATACTCTTAATTTCCATGTATTCACTTTTTGCAATCGTCATTCTCTTGTCCTATTTTTCATTTTATTATGTTGGAATATTTTGAGAAAAAAGCAATAAGTGGACCTCTGTTGCTGTCTTAAGTGCAGGATTATGTTATGGTCTTGCTCAAGAATGGAAGATGTAAGAAAACGGCCATTGAGGAGCTCCATGTATTTCTAGGGGATGATACTGATGGATTCATTTCCTGGTTAGTACTCATATCATGCACTTCAATTTCTTGTATTCTTTGTTTATCAACTGTCTGAAGCAGTACCTAGTATATTTCACATGCAAATATTTTTCTTATTGTAATTGGTTATTCACTTGTAAGGATGCTATAAATAATGGTAAAGGGTTAGCAAATGGTCACCTCACTTTTAGAGTAGATATGACAAGTGGCCTTGTATGTGTCCTTTTACACAGTTCACTATTTGATATTCAGACAAATATGCTCATATTGAGCAAGATTACAATAAGGGTCTGATTAATCTTTCCTGTATTTAGAATGAATTAGCAATTAACACTGGTGGGAGCAGAATAGCAGAGGTTTTGACAAGTTTGTACTTGGTATCTACTTCACATTATATTCTATGATATTGATATATTTGTGAATGAAAAACATATAATTGTACAACAAAAGGCCTAGTGGGCCACATAAATGGCTCCTTGTATCTACATAGCCTTGAAGTTTAGTTGCATCTAGGTACCTTTGCCTTGTAGACACCCACAGACACAAAAACCCATTACCCATTCTTTCTCATTCTTCTTTTTTGAATCCATGAAGTCAAAATTCTTAATGAAGCTAAAGACACATTTTGGAGACCTCTAACTTTTTTTAACATCTGAACTCAATGGAAACAAGAACGGTAGAGCAGCTTTTGCTTTTGAAATCAGAAACAATTATATAAACTGAGAAATGTGTGCCCTTATCATTTTTTTCTCAGGCAAGAGTAGTAATGCATATCTCTTGAGTTGATTCAACACCATAAGATTTTCATGCACAGCAACAAAGATTGCCAgaggagaaaaaaaaaattctTGGTTAGCTTTCATATCATCTAATTACACAAAATGAATTTTGCTACTGAATGTTGTGTTGCTTTTGTAGGTTGTGGGAGCATCTTTCTTCACACTTGCACCTTTATGTGCAAGCACAAGAACAAAATCAGGAGACTAAGAATGATGAGGCTCCCAAAGAAGTATCTGGAAGACAAAAATCATCAGATGTGCTCCCAAGAAGCAACGGCCAAACTCATTCTGAGCATACAATTGAATCAAGTACAGCCACAAGGAGACGGAATAAGAGGGAATGGAAAGGAATTGGTCGGGAGGGTAATGAAAATTTTCCACTTCGAAGTGTACTAACTGATATTCTTCATGGAGAGGAGAAAAGATCACAAAAATCTAGTGAAATACGACACCCTCCATCAAAACAACAGAATGGCAGGAAGCGTGAAAGGGACGATGAGCCGCAGCAAACAAAGGTGTGATGCATACTTATTACCTAGGTCTCAACTGCAAACTAATCCCAAAGAATGACTTATTTTGTTGACTAAGCTGACAGCAAGTCGGTAACATTGTGCTTTCATATATCTATTTTTACTTCACAATATCTGTGCTCTATTCTTCTAAGGCTCACAAATTTGTTATCTGCTGTAGCTAAATGTTAGTCTATACTTCTCCAGATTGGATATACCAAGATGCTGTTAGCTCTAAATTAGTTTCAAGCATATGGTGGATTATCATTATCATTTTCCAACAATCAAGCCCCAACTAAATGTTGTTCATCATGAGAGTGCACATATGAATTTTGATGGTTTATCTTCAGTACTGCTGGTTCCTTTGATTAACCAACTGGCAAATCTTGTTGTTCCCATAATTTGGACTGTTGGAGTAGTCTCTGAGTAGACAGTCCAGTTAGTTTATCAACTTCTGTAATTTTGCACAAACTTTTGATAATGAAATCGTTTGTTTGAACCTCTAAGTGATGGCATGACACTGCTTCCTATTTTCACCCTAAGCCCTTCATAGGTCCACTCAGATATTCTTTTCTCCTCCAACTATTGCTTTAAAATTTGATTATACTTTTCTGCACTACTATGCGCCTTTTACAATCAACTCATTTTCTTTGTTACCAGAGAGATGTCTCATCGCGCTCCATGATAGGTGGTGGTGCTTCCCGCCGTCTCCTACAGTTTGCTGTTCGAGATGCAGTAAAAGCTGTACAGCCAACCAGTAGCTCTGCTGAACCAGCATCCAAGCGTCTGCGCTCTGTGGTTTCCACAACTTCTGCAGAGAATATGTGTGATAGGAGATCAGAAAGATCTCAAGACAAGCTGAGTGATAGAATTTCAGAAAGATCTCAAGACAAGATGAGTGATAGAAGATCAGAAAGATCTCAAGCTAACCCGAGTGACAGAAGATTAGAAAGATCTCAAGACAACCCGAGTGAGAGAAGATCAGAAAGAACTAGGCCAACACTACAGGTGCAGGGAGCTGCTTTAGCTCTTAGAGCTGCAGCAGAAGCTGCTGCAGATTCTACCAAGGTTAGATCTACTGGAAGTGTTTTCAAGCGATTGGGTCAAGGGAATGTTGTTAAACAGCCATCTCGTTCTCGTGAAGAGAAGAGAGATTATGAAGATTTTGAACCAGTTATGACCATAGATGAACATGATTCTGATCGATATGTTAATAATGAAGAATCTGAAGAGGAATCTGGCGAGCTGACCATGACAGATCGGGTAGCTGAAATGAATGTTGATTCGAGCTCTGAAGATGATATGGACCGGGATGAGGGGATTACAAGATACCAAACCTCTGTTTCACATGAAGGTGCTTTCTCATCATTTGAAGAGAAGAAAGCTTTATCGACAAAATGCAGTGTTGAACTAGAGACTGATGCAATGAGGTCTTCAAGTGTGATTGCTGAGGAACAACCTGTTCCTTCATCAACAAAAACAGCAAATAAAGCTGTGGCTATTTCTGTTGATGTAAATACGGTGGAACCTCTTAGTTATGAAACTCCAAAAGATGTTCATGTTGTGGAGAAGCCTTATGTTACACCCATGAATTCAAATGCGACCAGTGTGGCTACCAATGCCAAAGTAAGCAGCCTTGTATCTTGAGCAAACATTTTTTATATTTAAATTTCTTCCCGCCTCTCAATCACAATACTTTTAAGTCTCCCTTTACTATGCGTTTCACCTCCGATTTGTATTGTATGCTTAATATTCTACCAGATATCCTTTTGATTTTGGTCACAATCAAATTTACAATTATTAGTGAATGTCGTAAGACAAGAATGCAGCTTTTCCTTGGAACTTTCCCATGCTAGTTGGTATTTACACTTTACAGTAAAAAAAATTAGTAGTTACACTTATTTGCTACTTGAATGAAATGGCAGACCAGTACTTCTATACTGAACTAATTTGGGCTAGGTTACATATTTCTTCAGAATCTGTCTAATCTGCATCTCTCTTCTCTTCATGACCACCTGTGAATGCTTTGTTTTGTGTTTGCCTCCAGCAAATGAAACATTGGATGAAAACAGTAACTGGCATGTCCTGCTGCACTGGTTTAGTGTCGTATGCTCTTAGCAGTTAACAGCATGGCCCATCATGCCATCTTGTTGATTATGATCAGCTCATTAGTTTGGATTTTTCTATTCTTTTGATCATTTGTCTTGTCTTGTTGGTATGCCCTGACTATCGGAGTAACTCTTGGGTACATTGGCCCCTGACTGATACCAAATTTCATGCAGGAATTTGGTCATGCAGAAGTCCAAAAGGATTCTCAGCGGGCTGCACCATCTGGTATGCCACATGTCTACTAAAGTATCCTAATATAAGATGCACCAAGTGTCTTTTCTTTCCTTCATCCACTCATAGCATGTGTTTGGTTTGGGGACCAAGTGGGATGGGTTGCGTCCATTTCATATTTGGTTGAGAGAGATGGATCCAACCCAGTTCTTTGTTTGGTTGCAGAGGTTGAGGGggatgggatggatggcattttaACACCGTTAGTAACATGTATTCATGGAGCCCACCTATCATCCATAGGCCCCACATGTCATCctcttttatttttcttttttttcctccacACCTTTAATCTTCTTCCTCCACACTGCATCCCGCGCACCTTGCCCCAAACACCTCCGCCCACACCTACCGTAGCTGCCTCCAGGCGCAGGTTGGCAgtgcaccggccgccgccatcgctGCTGCGCCTCGAGCCACAAAGGCCGCGCCGCCGGACTGCGCTTCAAGCCGCCACACCCCGAGTGGCCGCTCACCCACCGTTCGCGTCCTCCTCGAGCTGGAGCTTGAGCTTGCAGTGCTGGCCGGTAGAGCTGGAGCTTGGAGCTTGCAGCTCGCTCGTCGACCGGCGTTCCTCTGCCCGAATCGCGCCGCTGACGGCAGCTCACCCCTGCCACACCGCCGGCCACATCTTGCCCTGGCTGCGCCACCGGTCGCCGTTTGCCCCTGCGCCGCCTGCATCCAACTTGATAAAGCTCGGCCACCCGTAGTCACCCTTGCCTCGCCCTGCGCAGACCTTCGCCGTCGCGCCACCACTCCATCGAGCCAAGCCGTGCTCACCTGGCCTCGCACTGCTACCGCgctgccgcgcgccgctcctccgcccagTTGTCCGCCATGCCAAGAGCCACCAGCAGCTGGAGCCTGCGTCCGGTCGACCTCTCCCGCTCCTGCGCGGAACGGAGGACAACGCCGTCGAAGTGGGTCGGACCGATCCGCCCGTTTTGGAGGGATGAGATGAACCCGCATCTTGGAGGAATATTCCCATCTGGGTCCATCCTAACCCACACGAAATTACAACCAAGCAGGTCGATGTGGGTCGAACCCGTCCCCACTCACTTCGACCCACCATCCAAGCACATGCAGTGTATACATGTCAATCCTCGATCCAGTTAACCTTATCGAATTGCTCCTATTGGTTTTGTGTCCTTCCTTTCTCCAATTATTAATAACATTGATAGATGCGGTAATACCACTAGTTAGTATTTATATCACTTCTATTGTAACCTTATCCAACTTGCATGGGACTAATATCACCTATGTTGCCACTTGTCCATCATGTTCCTAACAAAAAATGTGCAGTTACTACTAATAAACTGTAAgaatttttcttattttatcatGTGTTGATGGGAAAATACATTGAGATTATTTTAATGTGCTGTGCCAGTCATTATTACAATTAATCGGCAAGCCTGGTTAAACTTGTTGGGAGTGTCATTTATCACTTATATAGTTTACCTTGTCTTCTTCGCAGTTGCAGTTTCATATAGCACAGCACATCCAACCGAGGATGCAGATTCAAGAACCCTCTATGTTAGCAATGTGGGTATCTATGTATTCTCATTACTCTTATTATTTCATGCTATTAGATTCACTAATTTACCTCTTGTTAAATTATTTGAAGGTGCACTTTGCTGCCACAAAGGACTCATTATCTCGCCATTTCAACAAGTTTGGTGCAGTACTGAAAGTAGTCATTGTCACTAATGCTGCAACGGGTCAGCCAACAGGGTCAGTTTATTTTTAATGCTTATCGTAGCTGAGATAAGACTTGTATCATGCTATTTTTATATATACCAGAGATCCATATCTAATAAAATCGCTACGTCCACCAATTCCCATGATGCTAACACCCTCGTTTCGGGATCAGATTAATGCGAAAATTTCTCCAAATATAATGCGGAAATTGTGGTTGTTGTCTATCTTAAGATAAACAAACAATTATTTTTTTCTGACAATCAGTCAAAAGGAAAAGGGTAAGCGAAATGCTACCTCGTTTGAAATGCAAGTCATTTTGAACATACTGGCTTATTTAATTCTGATCTCAGAAATCTTTCTACATTTCTTGAGGGGAAATAGCTATTTTCATCCCTCAACTTTCTTCCAAGGCTCAAATTCATACATCAACTATCAAGTTGGCCAATTTAGTTCTCAAGCTTTTCATTTAGGCCCAATTTCCTCTCCGGTATGATGTGGCACGCCTACGAGGCATGCCACGTCATCCAAGAGTGCATTTAAGGTTCTTCGATGCTACCAGCTCGAGCACCAATATCAATTCAAGTGGCTCAGAATTCACTAGCATAGCAAAAAGTGTGTTTGATGATCTTGTGTCTATGAATAAAAGGTTTATGCTGTTGTTTATTCCTGCATTGCCCTAGACCATTGGACCACATTTTTTACGATACATCAAACACATGGAAGAAATCGGGGATGAAAGAGTCAATTTATGTCAATTGCCTTACTTAACAGCACCCATTGCTGACTAGGCATGCTATTACCAACGTGCATGCCACATAGGAACACAGGTGAAATTGAGCCCAGATAAAAGTTTGAGGACCAGATTGGCCAATTTGATAGTTGATGGGCGAATTTGAGCCTGAGATGACAGATGATGCATCAAATAGACTATTCCGCCATTTCTTGAATAGAACTTAATAATTGTTTTTCTTTTATGATACAGATCTGCCTATGTGGAGTTTTTACACAAAGAATCAGCTGAACGTGCTTTGTCATTGAATGGCACATCATTTATGACTCGTATTCTTAAGGTATGATGATTCTTCATCTTTTCAACATTTCTTAGATTGCCATTTGCATCTTCTTGGCCAATAGGGACTGCCATTGTCTACATGGTACTCAGGCAGATTTTTAATACATGATAATTCTCTTATCTCGTTCAGTTTTTGTGTTCATCGGCTTTTTCTCTCTACCGTATGTACTCATGCTCCATGAATGCAGCATACTCACTCCTTGTTGCTCTGCTTGTTGTCATTTTGGATTCCCATACAACTATTAACAGAGCTTCAGAGTGTGAAGTAAAGTTGGTGTTTGTGTTGCTTTTCCTTGTATTGTAGGTTGTCCGTCGAAGTTC
The Panicum hallii strain FIL2 chromosome 6, PHallii_v3.1, whole genome shotgun sequence genome window above contains:
- the LOC112896677 gene encoding nucleolin-like isoform X3, with protein sequence MDEADDDARGFKAVFTAAGEELLRGRVREKLREFMSAPEDSLLDYVMVLLKNGRCKKTAIEELHVFLGDDTDGFISWLWEHLSSHLHLYVQAQEQNQETKNDEAPKEVSGRQKSSDVLPRSNGQTHSEHTIESSTATRRRNKREWKGIGREGNENFPLRSVLTDILHGEEKRSQKSSEIRHPPSKQQNGRKRERDDEPQQTKRDVSSRSMIGGGASRRLLQFAVRDAVKAVQPTSSSAEPASKRLRSVVSTTSAENMCDRRSERSQDKLSDRISERSQDKMSDRRSERSQANPSDRRLERSQDNPSERRSERTRPTLQVQGAALALRAAAEAAADSTKVRSTGSVFKRLGQGNVVKQPSRSREEKRDYEDFEPVMTIDEHDSDRYVNNEESEEESGELTMTDRVAEMNVDSSSEDDMDRDEGITRYQTSVSHEGAFSSFEEKKALSTKCSVELETDAMRSSSVIAEEQPVPSSTKTANKAVAISVDVNTVEPLSYETPKDVHVVEKPYVTPMNSNATSVATNAKEFGHAEVQKDSQRAAPSVAVSYSTAHPTEDADSRTLYVSNVHFAATKDSLSRHFNKFGAVLKVVIVTNAATGQPTGSAYVEFLHKESAERALSLNGTSFMTRILKVVRRSSHEAAHFYGWPGSGRSSLYGRHGRMAYPRAVLPGGSFRGRAPMKAGARSLQWKREPSGTDSGTKTDMSVPLSSEQVLPPAT
- the LOC112896677 gene encoding nucleolin-like isoform X1; translated protein: MDEADDDARGFKAVFTAAGEELLRGRVREKLREFMSAPEDSLLDYVMVLLKNGRCKKTAIEELHVFLGDDTDGFISWLWEHLSSHLHLYVQAQEQNQETKNDEAPKEVSGRQKSSDVLPRSNGQTHSEHTIESSTATRRRNKREWKGIGREGNENFPLRSVLTDILHGEEKRSQKSSEIRHPPSKQQNGRKRERDDEPQQTKRDVSSRSMIGGGASRRLLQFAVRDAVKAVQPTSSSAEPASKRLRSVVSTTSAENMCDRRSERSQDKLSDRISERSQDKMSDRRSERSQANPSDRRLERSQDNPSERRSERTRPTLQVQGAALALRAAAEAAADSTKVRSTGSVFKRLGQGNVVKQPSRSREEKRDYEDFEPVMTIDEHDSDRYVNNEESEEESGELTMTDRVAEMNVDSSSEDDMDRDEGITRYQTSVSHEGAFSSFEEKKALSTKCSVELETDAMRSSSVIAEEQPVPSSTKTANKAVAISVDVNTVEPLSYETPKDVHVVEKPYVTPMNSNATSVATNAKEFGHAEVQKDSQRAAPSVAVSYSTAHPTEDADSRTLYVSNVHFAATKDSLSRHFNKFGAVLKVVIVTNAATGQPTGSAYVEFLHKESAERALSLNGTSFMTRILKVVRRSSHEAAHFYGWPGSGRSSLYGRHGRMAYPRAVLPGGSFRGRAPMKAGARSLQWKREPSGTDSGSKGRKKKERRFLPLCQHVDACVAALAWMDTKKQYHVGFGLAGLALSPLPLA
- the LOC112896677 gene encoding nucleolin-like isoform X2, which produces MDEADDDARGFKAVFTAAGEELLRGRVREKLREFMSAPEDSLLDYVMVLLKNGRCKKTAIEELHVFLGDDTDGFISWLWEHLSSHLHLYVQAQEQNQETKNDEAPKEVSGRQKSSDVLPRSNGQTHSEHTIESSTATRRRNKREWKGIGREGNENFPLRSVLTDILHGEEKRSQKSSEIRHPPSKQQNGRKRERDDEPQQTKRDVSSRSMIGGGASRRLLQFAVRDAVKAVQPTSSSAEPASKRLRSVVSTTSAENMCDRRSERSQDKLSDRISERSQDKMSDRRSERSQANPSDRRLERSQDNPSERRSERTRPTLQVQGAALALRAAAEAAADSTKVRSTGSVFKRLGQGNVVKQPSRSREEKRDYEDFEPVMTIDEHDSDRYVNNEESEEESGELTMTDRVAEMNVDSSSEDDMDRDEGITRYQTSVSHEGAFSSFEEKKALSTKCSVELETDAMRSSSVIAEEQPVPSSTKTANKAVAISVDVNTVEPLSYETPKDVHVVEKPYVTPMNSNATSVATNAKEFGHAEVQKDSQRAAPSVSYSTAHPTEDADSRTLYVSNVHFAATKDSLSRHFNKFGAVLKVVIVTNAATGQPTGSAYVEFLHKESAERALSLNGTSFMTRILKVVRRSSHEAAHFYGWPGSGRSSLYGRHGRMAYPRAVLPGGSFRGRAPMKAGARSLQWKREPSGTDSGSKGRKKKERRFLPLCQHVDACVAALAWMDTKKQYHVGFGLAGLALSPLPLA
- the LOC112896677 gene encoding nucleolin-like isoform X4; this translates as MVLLKNGRCKKTAIEELHVFLGDDTDGFISWLWEHLSSHLHLYVQAQEQNQETKNDEAPKEVSGRQKSSDVLPRSNGQTHSEHTIESSTATRRRNKREWKGIGREGNENFPLRSVLTDILHGEEKRSQKSSEIRHPPSKQQNGRKRERDDEPQQTKRDVSSRSMIGGGASRRLLQFAVRDAVKAVQPTSSSAEPASKRLRSVVSTTSAENMCDRRSERSQDKLSDRISERSQDKMSDRRSERSQANPSDRRLERSQDNPSERRSERTRPTLQVQGAALALRAAAEAAADSTKVRSTGSVFKRLGQGNVVKQPSRSREEKRDYEDFEPVMTIDEHDSDRYVNNEESEEESGELTMTDRVAEMNVDSSSEDDMDRDEGITRYQTSVSHEGAFSSFEEKKALSTKCSVELETDAMRSSSVIAEEQPVPSSTKTANKAVAISVDVNTVEPLSYETPKDVHVVEKPYVTPMNSNATSVATNAKEFGHAEVQKDSQRAAPSVAVSYSTAHPTEDADSRTLYVSNVHFAATKDSLSRHFNKFGAVLKVVIVTNAATGQPTGSAYVEFLHKESAERALSLNGTSFMTRILKVVRRSSHEAAHFYGWPGSGRSSLYGRHGRMAYPRAVLPGGSFRGRAPMKAGARSLQWKREPSGTDSGSKGRKKKERRFLPLCQHVDACVAALAWMDTKKQYHVGFGLAGLALSPLPLA